Proteins encoded in a region of the Pseudomonas syringae KCTC 12500 genome:
- a CDS encoding TRAP transporter small permease, with protein sequence MKNTLLRINDTLYRVCIGIAGLSVLIMTLIIPWGIFARYILGSGSSWPEPTAILLMVVFTFFGAAASYRAGAHMAVSMAVDRMPLQVRRVASVVVQILMAIVALFMIFKGFKLCATTWNQFVGELPFLRVGISYLPIPLGGLVTLVFVLERLLLGDQSHRAVMRFDVIEESEGAA encoded by the coding sequence ATGAAAAATACGCTATTGCGCATCAACGACACGCTCTATCGGGTCTGCATCGGCATTGCCGGTCTGTCGGTGTTGATCATGACCCTGATCATCCCCTGGGGCATCTTTGCCCGCTACATACTTGGCAGCGGCTCCAGCTGGCCGGAACCCACCGCCATCCTGCTGATGGTGGTGTTTACCTTCTTCGGCGCAGCGGCCAGTTACCGTGCAGGTGCGCACATGGCCGTGTCGATGGCCGTGGACCGCATGCCGCTGCAGGTGCGCAGAGTCGCCAGTGTGGTGGTGCAGATTCTGATGGCGATCGTCGCCCTGTTCATGATCTTCAAGGGCTTCAAGCTGTGCGCCACCACCTGGAATCAATTCGTCGGCGAACTGCCGTTTCTGCGTGTCGGCATCTCTTATCTGCCGATTCCCCTCGGCGGCCTCGTAACCCTGGTCTTCGTCCTGGAAAGGTTATTGCTGGGTGACCAGAGTCATCGCGCGGTCATGCGTTTCGACGTTATTGAAGAAAGCGAAGGTGCCGCATAA
- a CDS encoding TRAP transporter substrate-binding protein has protein sequence MDFKRTLLIAALPLAFCVSGMAQADVKIKFAEVHPAGYAPVVAEQNMGKKLEEQSKGEISFKMYAGGVLGSEKEVVEQVQSGAVQMTRVSLGIVGPVVPDVNVFNLPFVFRDQAHMRTIIDGEIGQEILDKITNSEFNMVALAWMDGGTRNLYTKKPVRQISDLKGMKIRVQGNPVFIETINDMGGNGIAMATGEIFSALQTGVIDGAENNPPTYFQHNHYQNAKFFTMTEHLILPEPIVMSKTTWQKLNPEQQALVKKLAREAQMEERVLWDKSSAEAETKLKAAGVEFITLTPEQKKAFYDATQPVRDKFGAPYKDLISRIEAVQTNPALAASTPQAAQ, from the coding sequence ATGGATTTCAAACGCACGCTTCTCATCGCAGCACTTCCGCTGGCCTTCTGTGTGTCAGGCATGGCCCAGGCAGACGTCAAAATCAAATTCGCCGAGGTTCACCCTGCTGGTTATGCGCCGGTCGTGGCAGAGCAGAACATGGGCAAGAAACTCGAAGAACAGTCCAAGGGCGAGATCAGTTTCAAGATGTACGCAGGCGGTGTGCTCGGCTCCGAGAAGGAGGTCGTCGAGCAGGTTCAGAGCGGCGCCGTGCAGATGACCCGCGTCAGCCTCGGCATCGTCGGCCCGGTAGTGCCGGACGTCAACGTCTTCAACCTGCCGTTCGTGTTCCGTGATCAGGCGCACATGCGCACCATCATCGATGGCGAGATCGGTCAGGAAATCCTCGACAAGATCACCAACTCCGAATTCAACATGGTCGCCCTGGCCTGGATGGATGGCGGCACCCGCAACCTGTACACCAAGAAGCCGGTACGCCAGATTTCCGACCTCAAAGGCATGAAAATCCGCGTTCAGGGCAACCCGGTGTTCATCGAAACCATCAACGACATGGGCGGCAACGGCATCGCCATGGCCACCGGCGAGATCTTCAGCGCCCTGCAGACCGGCGTCATTGACGGTGCGGAAAACAACCCGCCGACGTATTTCCAGCACAACCACTACCAGAACGCCAAGTTCTTCACCATGACCGAACACCTGATTCTGCCCGAGCCCATCGTGATGTCGAAAACCACGTGGCAAAAGCTCAATCCCGAGCAGCAGGCGCTGGTGAAAAAGCTGGCGCGTGAAGCGCAGATGGAAGAACGCGTGCTCTGGGACAAGTCGTCGGCCGAAGCCGAGACCAAGCTCAAGGCTGCTGGCGTGGAGTTCATCACGCTGACGCCTGAGCAGAAGAAAGCCTTCTACGACGCGACCCAGCCGGTACGCGACAAATTCGGCGCGCCTTACAAGGATCTGATCAGCCGCATCGAAGCGGTCCAGACCAATCCTGCACTGGCGGCGAGCACCCCCCAAGCGGCCCAATAA